From the Natrarchaeobaculum aegyptiacum genome, one window contains:
- a CDS encoding DUF7512 family protein, translating to MLGIEGGLLGAFAVVGFITLQAVVLYVAYGWLESLVQKAVARYQQVN from the coding sequence ATGCTCGGAATCGAAGGTGGACTGCTCGGCGCGTTCGCAGTCGTCGGGTTCATCACCCTCCAGGCGGTCGTCCTCTACGTCGCCTACGGCTGGCTCGAGTCGCTCGTCCAGAAGGCTGTTGCACGGTACCAGCAGGTGAACTAG
- a CDS encoding MBL fold metallo-hydrolase — protein MVEAISAADLRDRIEADALDVLFDTRAPDDFDDWHIADAENVEYSGSDDELVGDFHPEEYDPDDEIVVTCATGNSAGAFAEYLSEVEGYENVAYVDGGMEDWSLVYDVVPIATERDDLEILQLQRRAKGCLGYLIGSKRTGKAALVDVTRATRAFEGAAAERGYEIARVFDTHIHADHISAGRMLAEKYDVPYHLGEPANTRDPQFEFDGLEPNETVLVGDVAIKAVHTPGHTTGMTSYLVEDEALLTGDTLFVESIGRTELQFAGEDAKAGARVQYETLHHKIGTLPDHVKILPGHFSLTNCGEYIDVQPGAPMFSTVGEIWAKNEIIQLEEDEFVEHMFDNLPSKPPNYEKVIETNLGVYEPEGEDERNELELGPNRCAATEDSAVADD, from the coding sequence ATGGTCGAAGCCATTTCGGCAGCCGACTTGCGGGACCGTATCGAAGCCGACGCACTCGACGTGCTCTTCGACACGCGAGCACCGGACGATTTCGACGACTGGCACATTGCAGACGCAGAGAACGTCGAGTATTCCGGCTCCGACGACGAACTCGTCGGTGACTTCCATCCCGAAGAGTACGACCCGGACGACGAAATCGTCGTGACGTGTGCGACCGGCAACTCGGCCGGTGCTTTCGCCGAGTACCTCTCCGAGGTCGAGGGCTACGAGAACGTCGCCTACGTCGACGGTGGCATGGAAGACTGGAGCCTCGTCTACGACGTCGTTCCGATCGCGACCGAACGCGACGACCTCGAGATCCTCCAGCTCCAGCGTCGTGCGAAAGGGTGTCTTGGCTATCTGATCGGCTCGAAACGCACCGGCAAGGCCGCACTCGTCGACGTCACCCGCGCGACGCGAGCCTTCGAGGGTGCTGCCGCAGAGCGCGGCTACGAGATCGCTCGCGTCTTCGACACGCACATTCACGCAGATCACATCTCTGCGGGCCGAATGCTCGCCGAGAAGTACGACGTGCCCTACCACCTCGGCGAGCCCGCCAACACACGCGATCCCCAGTTCGAATTCGACGGCCTCGAGCCGAACGAGACGGTGCTGGTCGGTGACGTCGCCATCAAGGCCGTTCATACGCCGGGTCACACCACGGGGATGACCTCCTACCTCGTCGAGGACGAGGCACTGCTGACCGGCGATACCCTGTTCGTCGAATCGATCGGTCGAACCGAACTGCAGTTCGCCGGCGAGGACGCCAAAGCTGGTGCTCGCGTCCAGTACGAGACGCTCCACCACAAGATCGGGACCCTGCCGGACCACGTCAAGATCCTCCCCGGGCACTTTTCGCTGACCAACTGCGGCGAATACATCGACGTCCAGCCCGGCGCACCGATGTTCTCGACCGTCGGCGAGATCTGGGCGAAAAACGAGATCATCCAGCTCGAGGAAGACGAGTTCGTCGAGCACATGTTCGACAACCTGCCCTCGAAGCCGCCGAACTACGAGAAGGTCATCGAGACGAACCTCGGGGTTTACGAGCCGGAGGGCGAAGACGAGCGCAACGAACTCGAGCTCGGACCCAACCGGTGTGCTGCCACCGAAGATAGCGCCGTCGCGGACGACTGA